The Aquipuribacter hungaricus genome segment TGCTGTCGCTGCCCGGCCAGGAGCGGCCGCTCGGCCCGGACGACGAGATCGACGGCCTGCTGACGTTCGAGGGTCTCGGCCTGCAGCACGTCCGGGGGCCGGTCGGCTACGAGCAGCACCCGCCGGCCGGCGGCGATCACGCCGGGGTGTGGCAGGACTGCGGCTTCTACCCCTCGCAGGTGGTGAGCGAGCAGGCCGTGCACTCGCTGGAGCACGGCGCGGTGTGGGTGACGTTCGACCCCGACCTGCCGCGCGCGCAGGTCGAGCGGCTCGAGGGGCTGGCCGCGGACAACCCGTACCTGCTGGTCTCGCCGATGGCCGGTCTGCCCTCCCCGGTCGTGGCCAGCGCGTGGGGTGTGCAGGTGCCGCTGGACGACGTGGACGACCGACGGCTCGAGGCGTTCCTCGTCCGCTACCAGCAGGGCCCGCAGACCCCGGAGCCGGGCGCGCCCTGCAGCGGCGGGACCTCCGCGCTGCCGGACGCGCCCACCGGCGCCTGACCGTCCCTCAGCGTCCCCCGGTGGGTCCCGCCCGTCACGACCCGTGCCGGCTGCGTCGGCTGCGGCGGCTGCGGCGGGCCTGACGGGTCAAGGCCCCTCCGCCGGCTGCCGACAGAGCAGGCGTGACCAGCACGACCGCCGCCCACGCCGACGCCGCGGCCGCCCCTTCCGCCCCTGCCGTCCCCGCTGCCGGTCTCGCCGGGCTCCTGCCGCCGCAGCGCGCCGTG includes the following:
- a CDS encoding DUF3105 domain-containing protein translates to MAVHETGWGPGRVVGVLAVGAVLLGSIGGGLAGASVAAAGGDVPSPPWLLSLPGQERPLGPDDEIDGLLTFEGLGLQHVRGPVGYEQHPPAGGDHAGVWQDCGFYPSQVVSEQAVHSLEHGAVWVTFDPDLPRAQVERLEGLAADNPYLLVSPMAGLPSPVVASAWGVQVPLDDVDDRRLEAFLVRYQQGPQTPEPGAPCSGGTSALPDAPTGA